In the Chryseobacterium sp. MYb264 genome, one interval contains:
- a CDS encoding GNAT family N-acetyltransferase, protein MEELIFRNAEPGDLKKIVEIYNSTIESRMVTADTEAVSVESRKQWFNDHNPEKRPLWMIEDSEKNKIGWVSFTSFYGRPAYDGTVEISIYMDENFRRKGYGKKTLEYCIEHAGKFGVKTLLGFIFLHNEPSIKLFRYFGFEDWGVLPNVAVMDGIERTLKILGKRIDL, encoded by the coding sequence ATGGAAGAACTTATATTCAGGAATGCAGAACCCGGGGATTTGAAGAAAATCGTTGAAATTTATAATTCCACCATAGAATCGCGAATGGTGACAGCAGATACCGAAGCAGTATCTGTTGAAAGCAGAAAACAATGGTTTAATGATCATAATCCCGAAAAAAGACCACTTTGGATGATCGAAGATTCTGAAAAAAATAAGATAGGATGGGTCAGTTTTACCTCTTTTTATGGTCGCCCGGCTTATGACGGTACGGTAGAAATCAGCATCTATATGGATGAAAATTTCCGGAGAAAAGGGTATGGTAAAAAAACCTTAGAGTATTGTATAGAGCACGCCGGAAAATTTGGAGTAAAAACTCTGCTGGGCTTTATATTTCTTCACAATGAACCGAGTATAAAACTCTTCCGGTATTTTGGGTTTGAAGATTGGGGGGTACTCCCTAATGTTGCCGTTATGGACGGGATAGAAAGAACACTTAAAATCTTAGGAAAAAGAATTGACTTATAA
- the pncA gene encoding bifunctional nicotinamidase/pyrazinamidase, producing MKKALIIVDVQNDFCEGGALAVPGANEVIPYINLLMEENEYDQIVLTQDWHPANHKSFASNNGRKVGESIILNGVPQFMWPDHCIQDTFGADFHKDLNKDKVTHIVQKGKNTEIDAYSGFQDNNHFMKTGLDDFLKYHEIQLVEIVGLAMDYCVKFTCTDAVANGYVTCLHFNGTRAVNVKPDNGRDAIYEMIQKGVTVLG from the coding sequence ATGAAAAAAGCATTAATAATAGTCGATGTACAGAATGATTTTTGTGAAGGAGGCGCGCTAGCCGTTCCGGGAGCAAATGAAGTGATTCCTTACATCAATCTTCTGATGGAGGAAAATGAATATGATCAAATTGTTTTAACCCAAGACTGGCATCCCGCTAATCATAAAAGTTTTGCCAGCAATAATGGCAGGAAGGTTGGCGAAAGCATTATCCTGAATGGTGTCCCTCAGTTTATGTGGCCGGATCACTGTATTCAGGATACTTTTGGAGCAGATTTCCATAAAGATTTAAATAAAGATAAAGTAACGCATATCGTTCAAAAGGGAAAAAACACTGAAATTGATGCGTACAGCGGTTTTCAGGACAATAATCATTTTATGAAAACAGGGTTGGATGATTTTTTAAAATATCACGAAATTCAATTGGTTGAAATCGTAGGTTTAGCGATGGATTATTGTGTGAAATTCACCTGTACGGATGCGGTTGCTAACGGATATGTAACCTGTCTTCACTTCAACGGAACACGCGCGGTAAACGTAAAACCTGATAATGGCAGAGATGCGATCTATGAAATGATCCAGAAAGGGGTTACTGTTTTGGGCTAA
- a CDS encoding DEAD/DEAH box helicase, protein MSFESLGLSHNIIRSVNKLGYLKPFPIQEQAVPVILQGKDLMGIAQTGSGKTACFVMPILEKLQNAEVKKDRNVEVLILVPTRELAIQIDEVFRAFTDTLKREIRTMAVYGGVSINPQMKGMFGVEVIIATPGRLLDLIEHKAVSISRIKHLVIDEADKMFQLGFGEEMNKLFAMMPVAKQTTLFSATLNDKVSEMKERLSINPVMIEIKREEVEIDNIEQLAYHVSPENKGPFLRYLIKEKNIEKALIFVSSTRSADNLVEKLKKNKIKAVAIHSQKSQGARRNNLEEFKSSGAQILVATDLIGRGIHIESLPYVINYELPRSPLDYIHRIGRTGRANEKGTAINILTDDELQHFRVIQKKMGKKVTLQRTEDVNLHGY, encoded by the coding sequence ATGTCATTTGAATCTTTAGGATTATCACACAATATCATTCGATCAGTCAATAAATTAGGTTATCTGAAGCCATTTCCTATTCAGGAGCAGGCAGTTCCTGTTATTTTGCAGGGCAAAGACCTGATGGGAATTGCACAGACAGGTTCCGGAAAAACGGCTTGCTTCGTCATGCCTATTTTAGAGAAACTGCAAAATGCTGAAGTTAAAAAAGATCGTAATGTAGAAGTTTTGATATTGGTTCCTACAAGAGAATTGGCGATTCAGATCGATGAGGTTTTCAGAGCTTTTACAGATACTTTAAAGCGTGAAATCCGTACCATGGCGGTTTATGGCGGAGTTTCCATCAATCCGCAGATGAAAGGAATGTTTGGAGTAGAAGTTATTATCGCAACGCCGGGCCGTTTGTTGGATTTGATTGAACATAAAGCAGTAAGCATCTCAAGAATCAAACATTTGGTGATTGATGAAGCAGATAAAATGTTTCAATTAGGTTTTGGTGAAGAAATGAATAAACTTTTTGCCATGATGCCTGTCGCTAAACAAACGACTTTATTTTCGGCAACTTTAAATGACAAAGTTTCAGAAATGAAAGAACGTTTATCAATCAATCCTGTCATGATCGAGATCAAAAGAGAGGAAGTTGAAATTGATAATATTGAACAACTGGCTTACCACGTTTCTCCGGAAAATAAAGGTCCGTTTTTGAGATATTTAATTAAAGAAAAAAATATTGAAAAAGCTTTGATATTTGTCTCTTCTACAAGATCTGCGGATAATTTGGTTGAAAAATTAAAGAAGAATAAAATTAAAGCGGTTGCGATTCACAGTCAGAAATCGCAGGGTGCAAGAAGAAATAATCTGGAAGAATTTAAATCAAGCGGAGCTCAGATTTTGGTGGCAACAGACTTGATTGGTCGGGGTATTCATATTGAATCTTTGCCTTATGTCATTAATTACGAATTGCCGAGATCGCCGTTAGATTATATTCACAGAATCGGTAGAACGGGGCGTGCGAATGAAAAAGGAACCGCAATAAACATTCTAACAGATGATGAATTGCAGCATTTCAGAGTGATTCAGAAGAAAATGGGGAAAAAGGTGACTTTGCAGAGGACTGAGGATGTTAATTTGCACGGTTATTAA
- a CDS encoding DinB family protein, with product MNHLADSHINSFTRFKLALTEDNPNIKPYDEAKWAELPDSLSMPIKPALRMLKGTHQRWTALLKQLSYEQFLRTFHHPEQNVDYDLRNCLAMYVWHCNHHFAHINNLKNEKGW from the coding sequence GTGAATCACTTGGCAGACAGCCATATCAATAGTTTTACCCGTTTTAAATTGGCTTTAACAGAGGATAATCCAAATATTAAACCTTACGATGAGGCAAAATGGGCAGAGCTTCCAGACAGTCTTTCAATGCCGATAAAACCTGCTTTAAGAATGCTGAAAGGAACTCACCAAAGATGGACGGCTTTATTGAAACAGCTTTCTTATGAGCAGTTTTTGAGAACTTTTCATCATCCGGAGCAAAACGTAGATTATGATCTAAGAAACTGCCTGGCGATGTATGTTTGGCACTGTAATCATCATTTTGCGCATATCAATAATCTTAAGAATGAAAAAGGTTGGTAA
- a CDS encoding DUF1569 domain-containing protein, which produces MVKKSLHNRIYFNEIIERISNLSENSQRKWGTMDVSQMLCHCHLVLQIPLQKIEIPEINPFFKAIGILTKKEMQIFNNGIPRNMPTFQKLIVNFECNFDEGRKNLLKTLDEYWEVYQKDNLPSSHRLFGEMKEKDWGFLEYKHLDHHLKQFNV; this is translated from the coding sequence TTGGTAAAGAAAAGTCTTCACAATCGGATTTACTTTAACGAAATTATAGAGAGAATTTCAAATCTTAGCGAAAATTCTCAACGAAAATGGGGAACTATGGATGTTTCTCAAATGCTTTGCCATTGCCATTTGGTGTTGCAAATTCCGCTTCAGAAAATTGAAATTCCGGAGATTAATCCCTTTTTTAAAGCCATCGGAATTTTAACTAAAAAAGAAATGCAGATTTTCAATAACGGAATTCCCCGAAATATGCCAACTTTTCAAAAACTAATCGTTAATTTTGAATGTAATTTCGATGAAGGCAGAAAAAACCTGTTAAAGACGCTGGATGAATACTGGGAAGTGTATCAAAAAGATAATTTACCAAGTAGTCATCGGCTTTTCGGAGAAATGAAAGAGAAAGATTGGGGATTTTTGGAGTACAAACACCTCGATCATCATTTAAAACAGTTTAACGTATGA
- the ytxJ gene encoding bacillithiol system redox-active protein YtxJ, giving the protein MSFFDKIFGGKSEASEQKSFWKKIEDEADLKAAIENSNTHKIGIFKHSTSCFISKTVLRNFEKEVENQDEKVELYYLDLLAHRPLSNKIAEDLGIRHESPQFIVIENGKAVNNASHQDISLSQLL; this is encoded by the coding sequence ATGAGTTTTTTTGATAAAATATTTGGCGGAAAAAGTGAGGCTTCGGAACAGAAGTCTTTCTGGAAAAAGATAGAAGATGAAGCAGATTTAAAAGCGGCGATTGAAAATTCTAATACTCACAAAATCGGAATTTTCAAACATTCTACAAGTTGTTTTATCAGCAAAACAGTCTTGAGAAATTTTGAAAAAGAAGTCGAAAACCAAGATGAAAAAGTAGAATTATATTATCTTGATCTGTTGGCTCACAGACCTTTGTCTAATAAAATTGCTGAAGACCTGGGAATTCGTCATGAAAGCCCTCAATTTATCGTCATAGAAAATGGAAAAGCAGTTAACAATGCTTCTCATCAGGATATATCTCTAAGTCAGCTTCTGTAA
- a CDS encoding Crp/Fnr family transcriptional regulator, with product MKNINNYLAKVLNVPLEKVNMCSLHYEVKKVSKNQFLLQYGEVCRHIYFVEKGLLKMYSIDKNGKEHIIQFAPESWLTSDRSSLYFNEKSIYYIEAVEDSEVLLLHPDFISKLVGEFPNSLEKSDILVQKHIKSLQDRINSLLGETAEERYMKFIKMYPDLLLRVPQWMIASYLGITPESLSRVRKELARKNFVTDNK from the coding sequence ATGAAAAATATTAATAATTATCTGGCAAAAGTATTAAATGTTCCCTTAGAAAAAGTGAACATGTGCAGTCTGCACTACGAAGTAAAAAAAGTCTCTAAAAACCAGTTCCTTCTGCAATATGGCGAGGTTTGCAGACATATTTATTTCGTGGAAAAAGGATTGCTGAAAATGTATTCTATCGATAAAAACGGGAAAGAACATATTATTCAGTTTGCTCCTGAAAGCTGGCTGACCTCCGACCGAAGCAGTCTGTATTTCAACGAAAAATCAATTTATTATATAGAAGCGGTTGAAGATTCTGAAGTCCTTCTGCTGCATCCCGATTTCATTAGCAAATTGGTTGGAGAATTCCCCAACAGCCTTGAAAAAAGTGATATTTTGGTGCAGAAGCATATTAAAAGTCTTCAGGACAGAATCAACTCTTTATTAGGTGAAACCGCCGAAGAACGGTATATGAAATTTATTAAAATGTACCCTGATTTGTTGCTGAGAGTTCCACAATGGATGATTGCTTCTTATTTAGGAATCACGCCTGAAAGTCTTAGTCGCGTGAGAAAAGAACTGGCGCGAAAAAATTTCGTTACGGATAATAAATAG
- a CDS encoding aminotransferase-like domain-containing protein yields the protein MNKEFLYTEIAGGIASQIRNGVLKSGDKLPSVRTLCQEHQISMNTAKRVFLELESQSLIESKPQSGYFVSKLLSVKLPLPEISRPSLIANNVEPDELISKVYENIGKKDMTIFSIGIPSGDLLPQAKLKKEIITATRELKEGGTEFEELQGNLKLRRMIAVRSLTWGGNLSENDLVTTNGGMNALSFCLMALGKPGDTIAIESPCYPGILQLANGLGLKVLELPTHPITGIEIDALKKVIPKIDLCLLIPNYNAPLGSLMSDENKKEVVKLLSENNIPLIEDDVYGDLYFGSNRPKCCKSFDKEGNVLYCSSISKTLAPGYRVGWIAPGKYKDKILKMKLLHATSSITIVNEAVANFLKSGKYEKHLHQLRRTLQNNYQNYAQTIAEHFPDGTKTSRPQGGLSLWLEFDKKIKTNELYDLAIKQNISIAPGRMFTLQEQFNHCMRLCIGLPWNENTESSLIKVGKLAKLIQ from the coding sequence ATGAATAAAGAATTTTTATACACAGAAATTGCTGGAGGTATTGCTTCGCAAATCAGAAACGGAGTTTTAAAATCAGGAGATAAATTACCTTCTGTACGAACGCTTTGCCAGGAACATCAAATCAGTATGAACACTGCCAAGCGTGTTTTTCTCGAACTGGAATCACAATCTTTAATCGAATCTAAACCTCAATCGGGATATTTTGTCAGCAAATTATTGTCGGTAAAACTTCCGCTTCCGGAAATCAGCCGCCCATCTTTAATTGCCAATAATGTAGAACCTGATGAACTCATCAGTAAAGTCTACGAAAATATCGGTAAAAAAGACATGACCATTTTTTCCATCGGGATTCCCTCAGGAGATCTGCTTCCTCAGGCTAAACTTAAAAAGGAGATTATCACCGCAACGAGAGAACTCAAAGAAGGCGGAACTGAATTTGAAGAACTTCAGGGCAACTTAAAACTTCGAAGAATGATCGCGGTCCGCTCGCTGACATGGGGAGGAAACTTAAGCGAAAATGATCTTGTAACCACCAATGGCGGAATGAATGCCTTATCTTTTTGCCTGATGGCTTTAGGAAAACCCGGTGACACGATTGCGATTGAAAGCCCTTGTTATCCAGGAATTTTACAGCTGGCGAATGGTTTAGGCTTGAAAGTTTTAGAATTGCCCACGCACCCCATTACCGGAATTGAAATTGATGCATTGAAAAAAGTAATTCCCAAAATAGATCTGTGTCTTTTAATTCCGAATTACAATGCACCGTTGGGAAGTTTAATGTCGGATGAAAATAAAAAGGAAGTCGTAAAACTGTTATCTGAAAACAATATTCCATTGATTGAAGATGACGTATATGGAGATCTTTATTTTGGTTCAAATCGTCCTAAATGCTGCAAATCTTTTGATAAGGAAGGAAACGTTCTCTATTGCAGTTCGATTTCCAAAACACTGGCTCCGGGATATCGTGTGGGCTGGATCGCACCCGGAAAATACAAAGATAAAATCCTGAAAATGAAGTTACTTCATGCTACCTCATCGATCACCATCGTTAATGAAGCGGTTGCCAATTTTTTAAAATCCGGAAAATATGAAAAACATCTGCATCAGCTCCGCAGAACATTGCAGAATAATTATCAGAATTACGCACAGACCATTGCTGAACATTTTCCTGACGGTACAAAAACCAGCCGTCCACAGGGCGGACTTTCACTTTGGTTGGAATTTGATAAGAAAATTAAAACCAATGAATTGTACGATTTAGCGATCAAGCAAAATATCAGCATTGCGCCGGGAAGAATGTTTACGCTTCAGGAGCAGTTTAATCATTGTATGCGCCTTTGCATTGGACTTCCGTGGAATGAAAATACAGAATCAAGCTTAATAAAAGTCGGAAAACTCGCAAAATTGATTCAATAA
- a CDS encoding DMT family transporter yields the protein MLANTISKDQSINGWINGFIGVVIFSGGMPATKLAVMEMSPLFVTIARAGIAGVLALSVILINKEKRPAKDQFFSLLLVSIGCVIGFPLLSALAVQYITSAHSIVFLGMLPMMTAIFGVMRGGERPHPIFWLFSIIGSALVVGFAVFQGISANPMGDILMFAAVVLCGLGYAEGAKLSKTLGGWQVISWALILALPIMIPLFFIYFPQNVKEISFSGWFGLGYISIFSMFIGFIFWYKGLAQGGIATVGQLQLLQPFFGLGLAAYFLHEQVSMGMLGITVGVILCVAGTKKFAK from the coding sequence ATGTTAGCCAATACAATATCAAAAGACCAAAGCATCAATGGATGGATCAACGGTTTTATCGGAGTCGTGATCTTCAGTGGCGGAATGCCAGCAACAAAATTAGCTGTGATGGAAATGAGTCCGCTTTTTGTAACGATTGCAAGAGCGGGAATTGCAGGAGTTTTAGCACTTTCTGTTATTTTAATTAATAAAGAAAAACGTCCGGCAAAAGATCAGTTTTTCTCATTATTACTGGTTTCTATCGGTTGTGTGATCGGGTTTCCTTTGCTGTCGGCTTTAGCGGTGCAATATATTACTTCAGCTCATTCGATTGTGTTTTTAGGAATGTTACCGATGATGACGGCTATTTTCGGAGTGATGCGTGGCGGAGAAAGGCCTCATCCTATATTCTGGCTTTTTTCGATTATAGGAAGTGCTTTGGTGGTTGGTTTTGCGGTGTTTCAAGGGATTTCGGCAAATCCGATGGGAGATATTTTAATGTTTGCTGCAGTTGTTTTATGCGGTTTAGGATATGCGGAAGGTGCTAAATTATCAAAAACATTAGGCGGATGGCAGGTGATTTCTTGGGCGTTGATCTTAGCTTTACCCATTATGATTCCTTTGTTTTTCATTTATTTTCCTCAAAATGTAAAGGAAATCAGCTTTAGCGGTTGGTTTGGCTTAGGGTATATTTCAATATTCAGTATGTTTATTGGTTTTATCTTTTGGTACAAAGGGCTCGCGCAAGGGGGAATCGCCACGGTGGGGCAGTTACAGCTTTTACAGCCGTTTTTCGGGTTGGGGTTGGCTGCTTATTTTCTTCACGAGCAGGTAAGCATGGGAATGCTCGGAATTACCGTTGGGGTGATCCTTTGTGTTGCCGGAACGAAAAAATTTGCGAAATAG
- a CDS encoding Crp/Fnr family transcriptional regulator, whose protein sequence is MVIDEDILYSMGAIIKAYRPSESIFNEGDLPNYYYQVINGDVKLNNYNEEGKEIIQGLMGKGQSIGESLLFMDKPYPINAVAITSCNILRISKCTFLNILKQYPEICLGLFEYISQRLYFKLIMAQNLCTQNPTHKLISLMDYLKSSEEEQSPYSFQVPLTRQQMASITGLCVETVIRSLKKMEKDNMVQIENRKILY, encoded by the coding sequence ATGGTTATTGATGAAGATATATTGTACTCTATGGGTGCAATTATCAAAGCCTACAGGCCTTCAGAAAGTATTTTCAACGAAGGCGATTTACCAAATTATTATTATCAGGTCATTAACGGAGATGTAAAGCTTAATAATTATAACGAAGAGGGAAAAGAAATTATCCAAGGGCTGATGGGTAAAGGGCAAAGCATCGGCGAGTCTCTTCTTTTTATGGATAAACCTTATCCTATCAACGCTGTGGCCATTACATCTTGTAATATTCTAAGAATTTCAAAGTGTACTTTTCTGAATATTTTAAAGCAATATCCCGAAATATGTTTAGGTTTATTCGAATATATTTCACAAAGACTTTATTTTAAACTCATAATGGCACAGAATCTGTGTACACAAAATCCTACACACAAATTGATTTCATTGATGGATTATCTTAAAAGCTCGGAAGAAGAGCAAAGTCCATATTCATTTCAGGTTCCTCTTACGAGGCAACAAATGGCGAGTATTACAGGGTTGTGTGTAGAAACTGTAATTCGGTCTCTTAAAAAAATGGAAAAAGATAATATGGTACAAATTGAAAACAGAAAAATATTATATTAA
- a CDS encoding Crp/Fnr family transcriptional regulator, protein MKIDEKVLHSFDAEIIDYRAKEFIFHDGDLPLYYFQIQKGTVKLNHYDENGKEFIHNILSDEQSFGDSLLFLKKAYPMNAITLTPCTIIKLPKKSFFRLLNENPELNRELNSCFSQQLYFNLLMMQSLSSTNPTARILGLMDYLKSFDQAEDLYSFHVQLTRQQIADLTGLRVETVIRTLKKMSENNSIKVENKRIFY, encoded by the coding sequence ATGAAAATTGACGAGAAAGTCTTACACTCTTTTGACGCAGAAATTATAGATTATCGGGCTAAAGAATTCATTTTCCATGACGGAGATTTGCCATTGTATTATTTTCAGATACAAAAAGGAACGGTAAAGCTGAATCATTATGATGAAAACGGAAAAGAATTTATTCATAATATACTCAGTGACGAGCAGAGTTTCGGAGATTCTTTATTGTTTCTTAAAAAAGCCTATCCGATGAATGCGATCACGCTTACTCCATGCACCATTATCAAGCTACCTAAGAAAAGTTTTTTCCGACTTTTAAATGAAAATCCGGAACTGAATCGTGAGCTAAATTCATGTTTTTCGCAGCAATTGTATTTTAATCTGCTGATGATGCAGAGCTTGTCATCTACCAATCCTACCGCAAGAATTTTAGGTTTGATGGATTATCTTAAAAGTTTCGATCAAGCAGAAGATCTTTATTCTTTTCATGTTCAGCTAACCAGACAGCAGATTGCCGATCTTACAGGGCTTCGCGTAGAAACAGTGATCAGAACGTTGAAAAAAATGTCGGAAAATAATTCTATAAAAGTAGAAAATAAACGAATTTTCTACTAA
- a CDS encoding KGG domain-containing protein: protein MNTRKSNNRSSRGNSNSSSNLEEIYQLGYDHGYKDAQNEEDYDDDFSEYEDYFDEDYDDDDDYENSYDDDNYDDDDYDSDYDDEDDDDNSGRGRGRSRGNSVNGNQQRDNQGRFTSGSGGNRGRSNSNSSSRSNSNSSSRSSRSSLDNDNYDHRHDNPGRPKGSRNSSGRSGSNSNSGSRSSNSNSGRSNSNNSGNSRSTNSGNRSNSNSSSGRRSNSGSGSSGRGFASMSKEERTRIARMGGQASHGGGRSSGRSGFGGRRNNS from the coding sequence ATGAACACTAGAAAATCAAACAATCGTAGTTCGAGAGGAAACTCGAATTCATCATCCAATCTTGAGGAAATTTATCAGCTAGGTTACGATCATGGGTATAAAGATGCCCAAAACGAAGAAGATTATGATGATGATTTCTCAGAATATGAAGATTATTTTGATGAAGATTATGACGACGACGATGACTATGAAAATAGTTATGATGACGACAACTACGATGATGATGATTATGACAGCGATTACGATGATGAAGACGACGATGACAACAGCGGTCGTGGAAGAGGACGAAGCCGAGGAAATAGCGTAAACGGAAACCAGCAAAGAGACAACCAGGGAAGATTTACTTCAGGAAGCGGCGGAAATAGAGGAAGATCAAATTCAAACTCATCGAGCAGATCCAACTCTAATTCAAGCTCCAGATCTTCAAGAAGTTCATTAGACAACGATAATTACGATCACAGACATGATAATCCGGGAAGACCAAAAGGCAGCAGAAATAGTAGTGGAAGGTCAGGATCTAATTCTAATTCCGGTTCAAGATCTTCAAACTCAAACTCAGGAAGATCAAATTCTAATAATAGCGGAAATTCAAGAAGTACGAATTCTGGTAACAGATCAAACAGCAACAGCAGTTCAGGTCGTCGTTCCAATTCAGGATCAGGCTCATCAGGAAGAGGTTTTGCATCTATGAGCAAAGAAGAACGTACGAGAATCGCTCGTATGGGCGGGCAGGCTTCTCATGGAGGCGGAAGATCTTCGGGCAGATCAGGCTTTGGAGGCAGACGTAATAATTCATAA
- a CDS encoding YciE/YciF ferroxidase family protein, which yields MATKTAQATTNTSSKTETATAEKMKVDNATVKKDEMKNAPLHKFFIDALKDIYFAENAIIDALDKMQEAATTEELKEAFEDHQLQTKKHVSRLEKVFKLLDEEPQKKECEAIKGIIKEGEEIIKTTKEGSMTRDAALIIAAQKVEHYEIATYGGLAQLAITMGHDKVADLLEKTLQEEEDTDYDLTEIAETYINFDAEQEG from the coding sequence ATGGCAACAAAAACAGCACAAGCAACCACAAATACAAGTTCAAAAACAGAAACTGCTACCGCAGAAAAAATGAAGGTAGACAATGCTACTGTAAAGAAAGACGAAATGAAGAATGCCCCTTTGCACAAATTCTTTATAGACGCTCTTAAAGATATCTATTTTGCCGAAAATGCAATTATAGACGCTTTAGACAAAATGCAGGAAGCAGCAACCACGGAAGAGCTGAAAGAAGCTTTTGAAGACCATCAGCTTCAGACCAAAAAGCATGTAAGCCGCCTTGAAAAAGTTTTCAAATTACTGGATGAGGAACCTCAGAAAAAAGAGTGTGAAGCCATTAAAGGAATTATAAAAGAAGGCGAAGAAATCATCAAAACAACAAAAGAAGGTTCTATGACGCGTGATGCAGCCTTAATTATTGCAGCACAAAAGGTAGAACATTACGAAATTGCAACGTACGGCGGTCTTGCCCAATTGGCTATTACCATGGGACACGACAAAGTGGCCGATTTGCTGGAAAAGACACTTCAGGAAGAAGAAGATACAGATTACGACCTAACCGAAATTGCAGAGACTTACATCAATTTCGATGCAGAGCAGGAAGGGTAG